In Roseibium algicola, the DNA window TTCAATGTGCCCTGCAGGGCACGGTCTCGTTATCGATATTTTTGACAGTGCATCTGTGCAATTATGGCAACGCCTCAATTATTTCAACAACCAGAGCTGGCTTCCCCTTCTGCTTCAACGCAAGATGACGTCGGGGATTCGCGAGACTTTGGAGCTATGCCGATGCGATTGCGTTCGAAACGTGCCTGGCTGCAAGTCATCTGCCCGGCAGCTCTGCTCTTCAGCAGCCTTTCGACATCCGCCCTTGCCGCCAATTGCAAAAATGATGGCGGCTTGCTTTTTCTGGGAACCAACAAGTCTGATAGCCGTTCGATCTGGGTTTCCGGAACAGTCACGGGGGATTACCGGCTGGAGGCCGCCCAGGGCAATCAGACCGTCGACACATGGTCCCGCTCCAGCACGGGCCTCCATCTGTCCACTTCTCCGGTCGTTTCGAGCGGAAACGGTGGAACACACAGGCTTTTTGGCGTTGATGGCGGGTCTGATTGCCTGATTGACACACAAAACCAGAAACGCAACTTCCAGCTTCCCGACAACATCAAGCCGCCAAGCCTGATAAAGCCTCCGATCGGAAGGCTGTTTCCGGATTTCGGACGGCCGGTTCCTCCGATCGCGGCCCTGCCCCCAAGCGGAGTGCTGCCCGGCCTGCCAGGCCCGATTTCGCCACCCTCTAGCGGCGTCACTCCGCCAATAGGGACACTGCCACCGGCCGGACTTTCACCCGGACGTCCCGGACTTCCCGGACTTCCCGGAACAGCCTCACCACCAATCGGCATTTTGCGGCCTTCAGGCGTTCTACCAGGGGCACCTGGAGCGGTTACACCTCCCATCGGCACGCTTCCCCCATCCGGTGGACTCCCCGGCTCTCCTGGAGGGCCAGGCACTGTCACGCCACCAATCGGAACCCTGCCGCCCGGCAGCCGCAATCCAAATCAACCGAGCCTTCCGGCTGGCTTTGTGCCAGTCAGGCGCGCTGATGGTCAGGTGATCAGCTACTGCGTCGATCCACGATCAGCCGAGGAGACACGGACTGACAATGCACAGACGTTCTGCACCCGGGAACAACTGCTGGCCGCCGGACGTCTGCAGGCGCAGGACGAAGTTCCAATCACACCGGGCCGGGATCTGATCGAACCGACACTCTGGAATGCCTGGAGCACGGTAACCGGGGTCTACAGCGACGACCGTCGTTTCGGCAGGGACTTTCAGACACTCAGCGGGACCGCGGCATTCGGTGCCGACCGCAAGCTGACTGAAGATATCGTCGGCGGTATATCCGTGACCTTTGAAACCATCGACACCGACGGTTTCAATTCCCACCTGACAATCGACACCCAGGGCTTTGAAATCGGCCCCTATGTTGCCGCACGAATTTCTCAGCACTGGGCAGTTGACGGCTCGCTGAGCTATGGCTTTTCAAACAGCCAGTCGGATATCTCTGTTTTGAGCGGCGAATACAATACCCATGAACTCGGCGCGACTTTCAGTGTTCACGGTCAGTACTCGCTGAGCGAGATCCAGGTACGCCCCAAGGCGACCGTAACCTTCAACCGCGTGTTTTCCGATGGTTACGATCTGAACGGGACGATCCTCAACCGGGCTGTAAGCGTTCCCATCTCGGGCAATGCCGCCTCTCTGGGTACAATTGAACTTACGACCGAATTCAGCCGTCAATTCACCTTGCAGGACGGGCTTCTGATCCAGCCCTACGTGGAAGCAGGCGCGGTATACGAATATTTGCGACCGAACGACGGCAAGATACTCGATGATGAATTGAACTTTGTCACCGCATCGGCCTGGAGCTTTACGCTGCGCGGCGGGGCGACTACCCTGATTGCGGAGAACGTGACGCTTGATGCAAAGGGAGGCTATCTCAGCCTGGGCCAGAACGGGCTGGACGTTTGGGAAGGGCAACTTCGTGTTGCCATCGGGTTCTGAGTGAAAATCGAACTGGCGTTTTCCATGGCTCGCTGGTAAAGCCGCCGAATGGCAAATGACCCCGCACTTTCCCTGGAAGACTTCATGGCCGCCGTGCCCGACCGCACCCGGCTGATCGGCCTGGATCTTGGCACCAAGACCATTGGTCTGGCGCTTTCAGATCTCGGCCGTGGCATCGCCTCTCCCATGGAAACGATCCGGCGCAAGAAGTTCACGCTGGATGCGGAACAACTCCTGGCCATCTGCGCCAAGCAGGGCGTCGGCGGCATGGTGCTCGGTCTGCCGCTCAACATGGATGGCTCCGAAGGCCCCCGCGTCCAGGCGACCCGTGCCTTCGTGAGAAACCTTTCGCAAAAAACGGACCTGCCGATCACCTATTGGGACGAACGGCTGTCGACGGCGGCCGTGACGCGCACGCTGCTGGAAGCCGATACGAGCCGTGCGAAACGGGCCGACGTGGTCGACAAGATGGCCGCTGCCTACATCTTGCAGGGCTTTCTGGACCGACTCGGCTTTATGGGCTTAGATAACGGCTGATCCCACCGCTGCCGGGTACAGGCCCTTGTTTCAAGGCCTGTCGAACGCGAAAGCCGAACACATGCTGACCACACTTGCCGCCCTGATGCCGGTCATCCTCGTGATTGCCTCCGGCTACCTGATCGCCCGCACCGGACTGATTACCGGCGAGCAATGGCGTGGTGTCGAACGGCTTGCCTATTATGTCCTGTTTCCGGCGGTGTTGTTCCGCACGATCTCGCAAGCGGATTTCGCCAGTTTTCCGACGCTCAACATGGGCGGTGCCCTGCTCGCCTCCATCTTGTCCATGGCGCTGCTTCTGCTTCTGGCACGCACGACCATCGAGCGTGCCTGGGGCATCGCCGCGCCGCGTTTTACCTCCATTTTCCAGGGAACCTTGCGCTGGAACGCCATGATCGCACTCGCGATTGCCGACAATGTGGTCGGTGAAACAGGGCTGGCCATGCTTGCGGTCGCAATGGTGTTCATGATCCCCTTGCTCAACGTCGCCAGCATCCTGGTGCTGTCGCATTACGCAAGTGGGACGTCACCAAGTGGCGCCAAGATCCTGAAAGACCTGTTCACCAATCCCTTCATCCTCTCGATCGGCGCAGGCGGCATCATGAACGCGGGTGGCATCTCCCTGCCTTTTGTGGTCGACGATACCCTGGAGATTTTCTCCAGGGCCGCACTCCCCATCGGCATCATCTGCGTCGGAGCCGGGCTGGACCTCGGCTCACTCCGCAGACCGGGACCGGCACTCGCCCTCGGCACCTTTTTGCGGCCGATATTCATGCCGCTGCTTGCCTTTGGATTTGCCAGTCTTTTCGGCGTCACCGGCCCCGCATTGATCGTGGTCATCATTGCCAGTTCAGTGCCCTGTGCCAGCAACTCCTACCTGCTCGCCCGCCAGATGGGCGGCGACGCAAAGCTGATGGCCGAGATCATCACGCTTCAGACCCTGGCAGCGACCCTGACGATCCCGCTGGCCCTGCTGCTGGTCACTTGATCGGGCCCTTTGGCAGTAGAAGCTCGCCCAGTTGCGCAAAATCGTGCCTGTCATCAATTCGCTTTAGACCGGCACAGTTGCCAAGCCATGTGCAACGCCTGGCAGAAACTGACAGTTGTCTATAATTTCCAAGAACTTGTTAGCTGTTCCCAACCAGTGTGACTGCAAGCTGCGAGCGGATGAAAACCTGCAGGCTCTTTGCGACTATTACGACAGTATTCTCGCCGAGATTCGGTCGTGATCTTGAGTGGAACACAATAGTTTCAATCCTTTGGCAGCGCCTGCGCGTGCCGTCTTTGAAACCTCTCCCGTCTACCGCCGCGCACGCAGCCATATTTTGTCCAGCCGATCAAATATTTAGCAGGTATGTGGACAGTGGGCATGATGTGATTTCCTGACTTGTCGAACCGGGCGTTCCTCCTTATAGGAATGGTCTCGATGACCGCGAGCAACACCCATCGAGACAGCCCTTACCCCCATCGTCATTTGCTGGGCATAGAGGGCCTTCACCCCCACGAAATTCTGGGCCTTCTGGACCGGGCGGAGGAAGCCGTAGAGGTTTCCCGCCAGATCAGCAAACGACGGCTGGTCTTGCAGGGACGAACCCAGATCAACCTCTTTTTCGAGAACTCAACCCGCACCCAAAGTTCTTTTGAACTGGCCGGAAAACGGCTCGGGGCGGATGTGATGAACATGGCAGTGTCCCAGTCGTCTGTGAAAAAGGGCGAGACGCTGATCGATACGGCGGCAACGCTGAATGCCATGCACCCCGACCTTCTGGTGGTTCGCCACCACGCGGCCGGTGCGGTGCATCTTCTGGCGCGCAAGGTCGGCTGCTCCGTGGTCAATGCCGGTGACGGCCCGCATGAACACCCGACACAGGCCCTGCTCGACGCTCTTACCATCCGGCGACACAAGGGAAAGATCGCGCGGTTGACCGTGGCCATCTGCGGTGACATCGCCCATTCTCGCGTTGCCCGGTCCAATATCATTCTTTTGAACGCGCTCGGAGCGCGCGTCCGTGTTGTTGCCCCCACCACCCTCCTGCCGTCCGGCATCGCCAAGATGGGCGTCGAGGTCTTCACCAGCATGAAGGAAGGTCTCGAGGGTGCCGACATCGTCATGATGCTGCGCCTGCAGCGCGAGCGCATGAACGGTGCCTTCATTCCATCTGTAAGGGAATATTACCGCTACTACGGACTGGACGCGGAAAAGCTCGCCTATGCCAAGGAAGACGCCCTTGTCATGCATCCGGGACCGATGAACCGCGGTGTCGAGATCGATGCCTCGATTGCCGATGGCGCCCAAAGCCTTATTCGCGAACAGGTGGAAATGGGCGTTGCCGTGCGCATGGCCGTGCTTGAAGCCCTTGCCGCCAATCTGCCGAACAATTGATCCAGGGGACAAGACACGTGGCTTACGACACACCCAAACCTCTGGTTCTTTCAAACGCCAGAGTGATTGACCCGGCACGCGGCCTGGATGCTCCAGGTTCCGTCATCATCGCGGACGGCACCATTCTCGCCGCCGGGCCGGAAGCTGCCAACCAGGGCTCTCCCTACGGAGCGGAAATTATCGACTGCAAGGGCGCGATCGCCTGTCCGGGCCTGATCGACTTCTGCGTCTCCGTCGGAGAACCGGGTGCAGAACACCGGGAAACGCTCGCCAGTGCCTCCCAGGCTGCCGCAAGCGGTGGCGTGACGACAATTTGCACCATGCCCGATACGGATCCGGTCATTGATGATCCCGCGCTGGTCGATTTCATCCTGCGCCGGGCGCGTGACACTGCCATCGTCAACGTGTTGCCACTGGCCGCCTTGACGAAAGGCCTCAAGGGCGAGGAAATGGCCGAAATCGGCTTGCTGAAGGAAGCAGGAGCCGTTGCCTTCACCAACGGCCACAAGTCGGTCAAGAATGCCCAGGTCATGCGCCGCATGATGACCTATGCCCGCGATTTCGATGCGCTGGTCATCCACCACACGGAAGACCCGGACCTCGCCGGCGGGGTCATGAACGCAGGGCTGAACGCCAGTTGGAAAGGTCTTTCTGGTGTGCCGCGTGAAGCGGAAATCATCATGCTGGAGCGGGACCTGCGCCTGGTTGCCATGTCCAAGGGCAAGTATCACGCAAACCTCATTTCCACCTCCGACAGCGCAGACGTGGTTCGAGCAGGCAAGGCCAAAGGGCTGGACATCACCGCCGGGGTATCGATCAATCACCTGACCCACAACGAAAACGACATCGGCGCCTATCGGACGTTCTTCAAGATGTCGCCACCACTGCGCGATGAAGACGACCGGCAAGCGATGATCGCGGCTGTTGCCGACGGCACAATCGACATCATCTGCTCCAATCATGACCCGCAGGACGTGGAAACCAAACGTCATCCGTGGGCGGAAGCAGAAGACGGCGCCATCGGCCTTGAAACCCTTCTGGCGGCGGCCTTGCGGCTTTATCATTCCGAGCAGGTCGACCTTGTCACCCTGCTTGGCGCGATGACCTGCCGCCCGGCGGACCGGCTGGGGCTGGAAACCGGACGTCTCTCCAAGGGAGCTCCGGCGGATGTGACAGTGTTCGATCCCGAGCGTCCCTGGGTCCTGGAAAAAAGTACCATCAAGTCACGTTCGAAAAATTCTCCCTTCGAGGATGCACGGTTCTCGGGGCGGGTGCTGCGCACGGTTGTCGGCGGGAAAACGGTTTTCAGCCACACCTGAACAAGCCCTTGTTTCCGTTCCAACGTTGATCCTGTTCGCGCCACAATTCTCCCTGAATCTGGCGCGAACGGAACTTCCAACGGAACATGCTGATGCGCCTGATCGCCCTTGCCTTTCTGATAACCGCGCTGTTTACCGGCAGCGCTTCGGCGGCTGATCTCTACATTAAGTACAAGCTTTACGCCCTTGGGCTGCCTATCGGCTCCGGCGTCCTGTCACTGGATATCGACAGCAAGTCCTATTCCGTCAGTGCCAACGGCCAGACCGCCGCCTTCGGACGGCTGGTGTCTGACGGCAAAGGCACAGTTGAAGTCGCTGGAACCGCACAAAAACTCGACCTGGAGCCAGCCCGCTACGCTCTTGACCTCAAGAGTGAAGACGAGACCGGAACCATCACCATGCGGATGCGTAAGGGCAGTATCGACGCTATCGAAGTTCGGCCGCCGCAGGATCGGATGAAGGAACGGGTCAAGGTAACCGCCGAGCATCTTAAGAGTGTTCTCGATCCCCTGACCGCCGCCGTGCTTCCTGCCCCGCAGGGACTTGCCAAGGAGAGCTGCAACAGGACATTGCGCATCTTCGACGGCAAGGAACGTTACGACGTTCACCTGCAGTACAAATCCCGCAAGGCCACCAGAACGTCTGATGGCCGGTTCAAGGGCGACGTCATAG includes these proteins:
- a CDS encoding autotransporter outer membrane beta-barrel domain-containing protein produces the protein MRLRSKRAWLQVICPAALLFSSLSTSALAANCKNDGGLLFLGTNKSDSRSIWVSGTVTGDYRLEAAQGNQTVDTWSRSSTGLHLSTSPVVSSGNGGTHRLFGVDGGSDCLIDTQNQKRNFQLPDNIKPPSLIKPPIGRLFPDFGRPVPPIAALPPSGVLPGLPGPISPPSSGVTPPIGTLPPAGLSPGRPGLPGLPGTASPPIGILRPSGVLPGAPGAVTPPIGTLPPSGGLPGSPGGPGTVTPPIGTLPPGSRNPNQPSLPAGFVPVRRADGQVISYCVDPRSAEETRTDNAQTFCTREQLLAAGRLQAQDEVPITPGRDLIEPTLWNAWSTVTGVYSDDRRFGRDFQTLSGTAAFGADRKLTEDIVGGISVTFETIDTDGFNSHLTIDTQGFEIGPYVAARISQHWAVDGSLSYGFSNSQSDISVLSGEYNTHELGATFSVHGQYSLSEIQVRPKATVTFNRVFSDGYDLNGTILNRAVSVPISGNAASLGTIELTTEFSRQFTLQDGLLIQPYVEAGAVYEYLRPNDGKILDDELNFVTASAWSFTLRGGATTLIAENVTLDAKGGYLSLGQNGLDVWEGQLRVAIGF
- the ruvX gene encoding Holliday junction resolvase RuvX, encoding MANDPALSLEDFMAAVPDRTRLIGLDLGTKTIGLALSDLGRGIASPMETIRRKKFTLDAEQLLAICAKQGVGGMVLGLPLNMDGSEGPRVQATRAFVRNLSQKTDLPITYWDERLSTAAVTRTLLEADTSRAKRADVVDKMAAAYILQGFLDRLGFMGLDNG
- a CDS encoding AEC family transporter, yielding MLTTLAALMPVILVIASGYLIARTGLITGEQWRGVERLAYYVLFPAVLFRTISQADFASFPTLNMGGALLASILSMALLLLLARTTIERAWGIAAPRFTSIFQGTLRWNAMIALAIADNVVGETGLAMLAVAMVFMIPLLNVASILVLSHYASGTSPSGAKILKDLFTNPFILSIGAGGIMNAGGISLPFVVDDTLEIFSRAALPIGIICVGAGLDLGSLRRPGPALALGTFLRPIFMPLLAFGFASLFGVTGPALIVVIIASSVPCASNSYLLARQMGGDAKLMAEIITLQTLAATLTIPLALLLVT
- a CDS encoding aspartate carbamoyltransferase catalytic subunit is translated as MTASNTHRDSPYPHRHLLGIEGLHPHEILGLLDRAEEAVEVSRQISKRRLVLQGRTQINLFFENSTRTQSSFELAGKRLGADVMNMAVSQSSVKKGETLIDTAATLNAMHPDLLVVRHHAAGAVHLLARKVGCSVVNAGDGPHEHPTQALLDALTIRRHKGKIARLTVAICGDIAHSRVARSNIILLNALGARVRVVAPTTLLPSGIAKMGVEVFTSMKEGLEGADIVMMLRLQRERMNGAFIPSVREYYRYYGLDAEKLAYAKEDALVMHPGPMNRGVEIDASIADGAQSLIREQVEMGVAVRMAVLEALAANLPNN
- a CDS encoding dihydroorotase translates to MAYDTPKPLVLSNARVIDPARGLDAPGSVIIADGTILAAGPEAANQGSPYGAEIIDCKGAIACPGLIDFCVSVGEPGAEHRETLASASQAAASGGVTTICTMPDTDPVIDDPALVDFILRRARDTAIVNVLPLAALTKGLKGEEMAEIGLLKEAGAVAFTNGHKSVKNAQVMRRMMTYARDFDALVIHHTEDPDLAGGVMNAGLNASWKGLSGVPREAEIIMLERDLRLVAMSKGKYHANLISTSDSADVVRAGKAKGLDITAGVSINHLTHNENDIGAYRTFFKMSPPLRDEDDRQAMIAAVADGTIDIICSNHDPQDVETKRHPWAEAEDGAIGLETLLAAALRLYHSEQVDLVTLLGAMTCRPADRLGLETGRLSKGAPADVTVFDPERPWVLEKSTIKSRSKNSPFEDARFSGRVLRTVVGGKTVFSHT
- a CDS encoding DUF3108 domain-containing protein codes for the protein MRLIALAFLITALFTGSASAADLYIKYKLYALGLPIGSGVLSLDIDSKSYSVSANGQTAAFGRLVSDGKGTVEVAGTAQKLDLEPARYALDLKSEDETGTITMRMRKGSIDAIEVRPPQDRMKERVKVTAEHLKSVLDPLTAAVLPAPQGLAKESCNRTLRIFDGKERYDVHLQYKSRKATRTSDGRFKGDVIVCGVRYEPISGHRPKRKSIQQLAANKSMEVWLAPVGDKPYLVPLRASISLPFGSLLVEAEKYKLSE